In a genomic window of Pelecanus crispus isolate bPelCri1 chromosome 1, bPelCri1.pri, whole genome shotgun sequence:
- the CD101 gene encoding immunoglobulin superfamily member 2 yields MGLAQCLAAAFLLLLLLLPGLSTGQRVVTVQKGPLYRVRGSHITLWCKVSGYQGPAEQNFQWSIYLPSAPEREVQIVSTIDPSFPYAIYTQRVHSQGIYVERVQGDAVLLHITELQHRDAGEYECHTPNTDERYFGSYSAKVNLSVIADTLSASMAPQVLTHAEGDAVELICEVSKSTAQHTHLSVGWYHLQGAGESHAEEVLTLSKDFVLTPGPSYAQRFLAGDVRLNKVGNTTYKLSIGGVEPSDQGQLYCEAAEWIEDPDETWKDISRKQTGRTSLAVVSQDRDLSVDITAAETSLSEGDTLQLNCMVGAQKSSSRHFQVLWLLNSVEVARVDPCGVLIWKEEYEKRAKLGQLRAFKQSNMVYVLTIYEVGLKDNGMYHCSVSEVKTAGDFHSIQTNLSSGIQVNVKPIESSMRLSVSTSTPQVMAGDALIFLCKVQGATSPVSVQWWHLPPQHPGPRVLVATMDRDGTLSLGSAYQDGGTRGSLRLEKASSGTFTLVIPNTLDEGDSGRYGCKVTEWSRGQSWTEEGETAVTVSSMGLGLHATLRSRIATVGYGQSFELVCQVSASYTLEEVPVSVGWLFQPSPPTGHYQELVRVLPSGTVAWGAAQARFQGKAQLTKAATSSRLHIHNAAAADEGVYQCEVEVWRRNTLTLKQPAATTKSNAVGIKVVLPESKLQVSTKESSVEIAGGADTAIECRIVFAQNNSQFAVTWYLLPPPPADATPLKIVRADYSSILEYGAEFSSPAQKSQFLSQRVSSNVFWLWILSANPRDQGKYYCVVEEWLWLVDGWYKLGEGASGRTTLEFKLPERKLHLEKTNHSISVREGEEVTLQCLLQGTHPPASRLSATWFQGEESGRARPLLTLHHDGAIEYPQESLAGRLHLRRPTAGDFSLTLRSTEKGDAGVYHCQVQKWQQESEGKDWAPQAFAHSGYTRLTTIPPESTVFSRICSSPPLLNFILYLPLILILLLALAGFCWYFKFRKSKKGTGDQVMELQGAGEVKKT; encoded by the exons ATGGGGCTGGCACAGTGCCTGgcagctgccttcctcctcctcctcctcctcctcccag GTTTGAGCACTGGCCAACGGGTGGTGACGGTGCAGAAGGGGCCCCTCTACCGTGTGAGAGGGTCCCACATCACGCTGTGGTGCAAGGTGAGCGGCTACCAGGGCCCGGCGGAGCAGAACTTCCAGTGGTCCATCTACCTGCCCTCGGCCCCCGAGCGGGAGGTGCAGATCGTCAGCACCATCGACCCCTCCTTCCCCTACGCCATCTACACCCAGCGTGTGCACAGCCAGGGGATCTACGTGGagcgggtgcagggggatgccGTCCTGCTGCACATCACCGAGCTGCAGCACCGGGACGCCGGCGAGTACGAGTGCCACACGCCCAACACTGACGAGAGGTACTTTGGGAGTTACAGCGCCAAGGTGAACCTCTCAG TGATCGCAGACACCCTCTCAGCTTCCATGGCGCCCCAGGTCCTCACCCATGCCGAAGGGGACGCGGTGGAGCTCATCTGCGAGGTGTCCAAGTCCACCGCCCAGCACACGCATCTCTCTGTTGGCTGGTACCATCTccagggagcaggagagagcCACGCTGAGGAGGTCCTCACCCTCTCTAAGGACTTTGTTTTGACGCCAGGGCCCTCTTACGCGCAGAGGTTTCTGGCAGGGGACGTGCGGCTGAACAAAGTAGGGAACACCACCTACAAGCTCTCCATCGGGGGAGTGGAGCCGTCCGACCAGGGGCAGCTGTACTGTGAGGCGGCCGAGTGGATTGAGGATCCCGATGAGACGTGGAAGGACATCTCCCGCAAGCAAACGGGGAGGACATCGCTGGCAGTCGTGAGCCAGG ACAGAGACCTCTCCGTGGACATCACTGCTGCTGAAACCTCCCTTTCTGAAGGTGATACCCTGCAGCTAAATTGCATGGTGGGAGctcagaagagcagcagcaggcacttCCAAGTGCTTTGGCTTCTCAACAGCGTGGAAGTGGCCAGGGTTGATCCCTGTGGGGTATTGATTTGGAAAGAAGAATATGAGAAGAGAGCCAAGCTGGGGCAGCTCCGAGCATTCAAGCAAAGCAACATGGTTTATGTCCTCACCATCTATGAGGTGGGGCTGAAGGACAACGGTATGTACCACTGCTCTGTTTCGGAGGTGAAGACTGCTGGAGACTTTCACAGCATCCAAACCAATCTGTCATCAGGCATCCAAGTCAACGTGAAGCCGATAG AGAGCAGCATGCGCCTGTCCGTGTCCACCAGCACGCCGCAGGTCATGGCAGGAGATGCCTTGATCTTCCTTTGCAAGGTGCAAGGAGCGACGAGCCCCGTGTCTGTGCAGTGGTGGCACCTGCCACCGCAGCACCCGGGTCCCCGGGTGCTGGTGGCCACCATGGATCGGGATGGCACCCTGAGCCTGGGCAGCGCCTACCAGGATGGCGGGACTCGGGGGAGTCTTCGGCTGGAGAAAGCGAGCTCTGGCACTTTCACCCTGGTGATCCCCAACACGTTGGACGAGGGTGACAGTGGGCGGTACGGGTGCAAAGTGACGGAGTGGTCCCGAGGCCAGAGCTGGACAGAGGAGGGGGAGACAGCAGTGACAGTCAGCTCCATGG GTCTTGGTCTGCATGCCACGCTGAGAAGCCGAATTGCCACCGTCGGATACGGGCAGAGTTTTGAACTCGTCTGCCAAGTGAGTGCCAGCTACACCCTTGAGGAGGTGCCGGTGTCTGTGGGGTGGCTCTTCCAGCCCAGCCCACCCACAGGCCACTACCAGGAGCTGGTCCGGGTCCTTCCCAGCGGCACAGTGGCCTGGGGGGCAGCGCAGGCACGCTTCCAGGGGAAAGCCCAGCTGACGAAGGCTGCCACCTCCTCCAGGCTGCACATCCAcaatgctgcagctgctgacGAGGGGGTGTACCAGTGTGAGGTGGAGGTCTGGAGGAGAAACACCCTGACGCTGAAGCAGCCAGCGGCCACCACCAAGTCCAATGCCGTGGGGATAAAGGTGGTGCTGCCAG AAAGCAAGCTTCAGGTATCTACGAAGGAGAGCTCTGTGGAGATTGCCGGCGGTGCTGACACAGCCATTGAGTGCAGGATTGTGTTTGCCCAGAATAATTCTCAGTTTGCTGTTACCTGGTACCTCctacctcctcctccagcagatGCAACCCCTCTGAAAATCGTAAGGGCCGACTACAGCAGCATACTGGAATACGGGGCTGAGTTCAGCTCTCCTGCACAAAAGTCCCAGTTCCTGAGCCAGAGGGTGTCCAGCAATGTTTTCTGGCTGTGGATACTCTCTGCGAACCCCAGGGACCAGGGCAAGTACTACTGTGTGGTAGAGGAATGGCTCTGGCTGGTGGATGGCTGGTACAAACTCGGAGAGGGAGCATCAGGAAGGACCACGCTGGAGTTCAAGCTCCCAG AGCGCAAACTGCACCTGGAGAAAACCAACCACAGCATCTCGGTGAGGGAGGGCGAGGAGGTGACACTgcagtgcctgctgcagggcacccacccgcccgcctcccgcctCTCGGCCACCTGGTTTCAGGGGGAGGAGAGCGGCCGTGCCAGGCCCCTGCTCACCCTCCACCATGACGGTGCCATCGAGTACCCCCAGGAGAGCCTGGCGGGGAGGCTGCACCTCCGCCGCCCCACTGCCGGTGACTTCAGCCTGACGCTGCGCAGCACGGAGAAGGGCGATGCCGGGGTGTATCACTGCCAGGTGCAGAAGTGGCAGCAGGAGAGCGAGGGGAAGGACTGGGCTCCGCAAGCCTTTGCGCACTCGGGGTACACTCGGCTCACCACCATCCCACCAG agTCAACTGTTTTTTCTAGGATCTGCTCATCCCCACCACTGCTGAACTTCATCCTATACTTACCACTGATTCTGATACTTCTCCTGGCCCTTGCTGGCTTCTGCTGGTActtcaaattcagaaaaagcaaaaagggcACAGGAGACCAGGTGATGGAACTGCAAGGGGCTGGAGAGGTCAAGAAAACCTAG